The sequence below is a genomic window from Chryseobacterium foetidum.
GTGCTCAAATACGTGCCAAAGCGTAATTGCATCCAGACTGTAATCTTCAATTGTATTGATGTTATCTAAAATTGTAGCTTTCGAAATCTTATTTTCAGCTGCTTTTCTTGCATCAGGATTAGGTTCAAATCCGAAAGTTTCAAAATCATTTTCTGTATATTTTACAAATTCACCGGCACCGCAACCGTAATCCAAAACTCTTGAACCTTTATTAATTCTGTCTAAAAGAATTGTTTTTTTATACTGTAAATTGAAAGATTGCAAAAATTTATACAACTTTTCTTTCAAACTTCCGGAATCCTGATGATGCGAAATATAGTCTTCACTTTCATAATATTTAGAAATATTTGATGGAATAGGGGAGGTTTTAAAAACGCCCTTTGTTTCTGTTTCTATAATTTCAAATACTTCCTGAGAAAGAAAATGATCTTTAATTTTCATTTTTTTAAATTATATTTTAAAAATAAAGGTATTCAGAAAAGTGTTTTAAGCCTCTAAATACCTTAGTTATTTTAAATGTTTCACGTGAAACATATTTGATTTATCTTCCTAAATACACCATTAAAACGTTGATATCTGCAGGTGAAACGCCGCTTATTCTTCCTGCCTGAGCCAAAGTTTTAGGTCTTACTTTGTTCATTTTTTGTTTTGCTTCAGAAGAAAGACTTGATATTTTAATATAGTCAAAATCTTCAGGAATTTTCACATTTTCTAATCTGTTCAGTTTAGCAACATTTTCTTTCTCCTTTTCTATATAGCCTTTATACTTAATATTTACTTCGGCTTGCTCTCTTACTTCATCAGTATATTGGGATGTAAATTCTTTGATAGATTCAATTTCATCCAATTTATCTAAAGTAATATTGGGTCTTGTAAGGAATTGTGATGCTCTGTAAGCCTGATCAACAGGATTACTTTCAATGCTTTCCAGAATTGGATTGATAATTCCTGGCTTTAAAGAAGTTTCTCTCAAAAAGGTTTCAAGTTCCTGACTTTTTGCGATTTTTTCTTCCACTTTTCTCAGTCTGTCTTCCTTTGCCAGTCCTAATCCAAATGCTTTTTCTGTCAATCTGATGTCTGCATTATCCTGCCTTAAAAGCAATCTGTATTCAGCTCTTGAAGTAAACATTCTGTATGGTTCTTCAGTACCTTTAGTGATTAAATCATCGATTAAAACACCAATATAAGCCTCGTCCCTATTAAGAATGAATTCATCCTTCTCATGAACCTTATTATGAGCATTAATCCCTGCCATTAAGCCTTGTCCGCCTGCCTCTTCATATCCGGTCGTACCATTAATTTGACCCGCAAAATATAAGTTTTCAACCAATTTTGTTTCTAAAGTATGCTTTAACTGGGTAGGAGGGAAGTAGTCATATTCAATAGCATAGCCAGGTCTGAATACTTTTACATTTTCAAATCCTGGAATTTGTCTCATTGCTTTAATCTGTACATCTTCCGGTAAAGAAGAACTGAAACCATTTACATAAATTTCCACGGTTCTCCATCCTTCCGGTTCTACGAAAAGCTGATGCCTTGTACGCTCTGCAAAACGATTGATTTTATCTTCAATGCTTGGGCAATATCTTGGACCTAAACTTTGAATAGTACCGTTAAACATTGGACTTCTGTCGAAACCTTCACGTAAAATATCGTGTACTGTTTCGTTGGTGTAGACGATATGACAGCTTAATTGTTTGGTTAATTTCGGACTGTCTAAATAGCTGAATTTTTGAGGATTTTCATCTCCTTTCTGTTCTTCCATTTTGGAGTAGTCAAGGCTTCTGCCGTCCACTCGTGGTGGAGTACCGGTTTTCATTCTACCTGCTTCGAAACCTAAGGAAACCAATTGTTCTGTAATTCCGAATGCTCTTGGTTCACCCATTCTTCCACCTCCCAATTGTTTATCTCCAACGTGGATTAAACCATTCAGGAAAGTACCGTTTGTAAGTACAACGGATTTGGATCTGATCTCAATTCCTAAAGATGTTACAACACCAACAGCCTTATTATTTTCAATAATTAAACTCTTCACCATATCCTGAAAGAAGTCAAGATTAGGCGTGTTTTCCAATGCTAAACGCCATTCTTCAGCGAAAAGCATTCTGTCATTCTGTGTTCTTGGAGACCACATTGCAGGGCCTTTGGAAAGGTTAAGCATCTTAAATTGTATCGCAGATTTGTCTGCAATGATTCCTGAGTAACCACCCATTGCGTCGATTTCTCTTACAATCTGTCCCTTTGCAATTCCTCCCATTGCAGGGTTGCAACTCATCTGTCCGATGGTCTGCATATTCATTGTAACGAGCAATGTTTTTGAACCAAGGTTCGCTGCAGCAGCTGCGGCTTCACATCCTGCGTGGCCGGCACCTACTACAATTACATCATATATTTCTGATATCATTTCTTTATTGCTTATTTTAAGCTTTAAATTTTAATATTTTCTC
It includes:
- a CDS encoding class I SAM-dependent methyltransferase; protein product: MKIKDHFLSQEVFEIIETETKGVFKTSPIPSNISKYYESEDYISHHQDSGSLKEKLYKFLQSFNLQYKKTILLDRINKGSRVLDYGCGAGEFVKYTENDFETFGFEPNPDARKAAENKISKATILDNINTIEDYSLDAITLWHVFEHIENQDEMLEIFNKKLKEKGLLIIAVPNPTSYDAKHYKEYWAAYDVPRHIYHFSKNGMENLISKKPNWKMRKIKPLVLDSYYISMLSEKYKKSSLFWIKALVHGTISNVKALFSNEFSSLIYIIEKK
- the mnmG gene encoding tRNA uridine-5-carboxymethylaminomethyl(34) synthesis enzyme MnmG, whose amino-acid sequence is MISEIYDVIVVGAGHAGCEAAAAAANLGSKTLLVTMNMQTIGQMSCNPAMGGIAKGQIVREIDAMGGYSGIIADKSAIQFKMLNLSKGPAMWSPRTQNDRMLFAEEWRLALENTPNLDFFQDMVKSLIIENNKAVGVVTSLGIEIRSKSVVLTNGTFLNGLIHVGDKQLGGGRMGEPRAFGITEQLVSLGFEAGRMKTGTPPRVDGRSLDYSKMEEQKGDENPQKFSYLDSPKLTKQLSCHIVYTNETVHDILREGFDRSPMFNGTIQSLGPRYCPSIEDKINRFAERTRHQLFVEPEGWRTVEIYVNGFSSSLPEDVQIKAMRQIPGFENVKVFRPGYAIEYDYFPPTQLKHTLETKLVENLYFAGQINGTTGYEEAGGQGLMAGINAHNKVHEKDEFILNRDEAYIGVLIDDLITKGTEEPYRMFTSRAEYRLLLRQDNADIRLTEKAFGLGLAKEDRLRKVEEKIAKSQELETFLRETSLKPGIINPILESIESNPVDQAYRASQFLTRPNITLDKLDEIESIKEFTSQYTDEVREQAEVNIKYKGYIEKEKENVAKLNRLENVKIPEDFDYIKISSLSSEAKQKMNKVRPKTLAQAGRISGVSPADINVLMVYLGR